A stretch of DNA from Candidatus Hydrogenedentota bacterium:
AAGGTCGCGTCGAACGTTTCCAGCGAGGCCCCCACCATCCGCGTCAACAGCGGGATGTTGCGCACAAAATACGCCAGGGGCAGCAGCCAGACCGTGCCGTAGATCGGCAGCCATCGCTCGTTGAAGGCCACGATCAGGTTGATGGCGATCACCGTGCCCGGCAGCGCCCAGGGGATCATCACCAGCACATTGAGCCACGCGCCGCCGGGCCGCTTCCGGGCGATCAAATAGGCTGCGGGCAGCGCCATCACCAGCGTCGCCACCATGGCCACGGCGCTCATCCAGAGGCTGTTGCGAATCGGACTGAAGGCATTGCGGCTGGTGAAGAGTTCGGTGTAGTTGGAAAAGGTCATGACCGTGGGCACCAGCTCGGTGTGCCACGATTCATAGTCCGCAAAGGAAAGCCAGAGAATGGTCGCGTGGGGCAGGAGCAGCAGGGCGATGGCCCCCCAGGCCAGGGCGCCGGCCAGAATCCTGCCCCTGGCACTGCCAATAGGCCGGGGCGTGCCTTTGGATCCCGAACCCGAAGCGCCCCGGCGCGACGACCGGAACAACGCAATCCCCAGCAGTGACACCAGCGCCAGCATCACCGTCAGGGTCAACGCGGCGCCGTGGTTGTCCTGATTGCGCGCGACATACACTTCCACGCTGAGCATGGGAAAGCGCCCGCCAAAGAAATAGGGTGCGCTGAACGAGGCGCAGGAAGACATGAAGGTAAGCAGCGAAGCGCCCACCAGCGCGGGCCGCAACAGGGGCAGGGTCACGCGGAAGAACACACGGCCCCGGGAAGCGCCCAACGTCCGCGCGGCCTCCAACTGGTAGCGGTCCATGGAGGCGAACGCGGGGCCCGCCATGGCATAGAAGAAGACATAAAACGAGTAGATGTGGATGATCAAGATCGCCCAGGGCCCCGGCAGCACCAGATCGGGCAATCCCAGCACCTGATCGGCGAAGCGTGTGACGATTCCATCCTTGCCGATGAGGTAATAGAAACTCAGCACACCCACGAGCGGCGGCAGGGTGAAGGGCAGATAGGCCAGGGCGGCCAGCACACGCGACCCGGGAAAGCTGTAGCGCGTGGTGACGAAGGCCAGCGCCACGCCCACAATGCCGGCCCCTGCCACGGAGGCGAGGCTGATACCGATGGTATTGCGAATAGCGGGCCAGGCTTTTCCGCTGCCGATTAGGGAGCCATCCCAGTGGGCAACGGCCTCCAGCATCAGGCGTAACGTGGGATAGAGCACCGTGAGGCCGAGCACCCCGAGGCACAGCGCGAGGAGTACACGGTCCAGTGCCGGTTTATGCCGGTTACTTGACGCACCCTCGGACACCGGGGCTAGAACGCGTCCCG
This window harbors:
- a CDS encoding iron ABC transporter permease, whose protein sequence is MSEGASSNRHKPALDRVLLALCLGVLGLTVLYPTLRLMLEAVAHWDGSLIGSGKAWPAIRNTIGISLASVAGAGIVGVALAFVTTRYSFPGSRVLAALAYLPFTLPPLVGVLSFYYLIGKDGIVTRFADQVLGLPDLVLPGPWAILIIHIYSFYVFFYAMAGPAFASMDRYQLEAARTLGASRGRVFFRVTLPLLRPALVGASLLTFMSSCASFSAPYFFGGRFPMLSVEVYVARNQDNHGAALTLTVMLALVSLLGIALFRSSRRGASGSGSKGTPRPIGSARGRILAGALAWGAIALLLLPHATILWLSFADYESWHTELVPTVMTFSNYTELFTSRNAFSPIRNSLWMSAVAMVATLVMALPAAYLIARKRPGGAWLNVLVMIPWALPGTVIAINLIVAFNERWLPIYGTVWLLPLAYFVRNIPLLTRMVGASLETFDATLIEAGRTLGASKRHCFRRIVLPLVAPAAGAGAALVFATCLGEFVASILLYQPSNIPIAVKINMEWRASVGAAFAYSVLLMVLVAGTFGVSRRFTSRLM